One genomic region from Flagellimonas oceani encodes:
- the asnS gene encoding asparagine--tRNA ligase, protein MMSYSIKELLAKQPVGDSVEVNGWVKTFRSNRFIALNDGSTIHNIQCVVDFENLDEALLKKISTGAALKITGTLEESQGRGQSVEIQATDIFVHGTADPETYPIQPKKHSLEFLREKAHLRVRTNTFSAVMRVRSVLSFAVHSYFQQNGFYYMHAPIITGSDAEGAGEMFRVTTLDDKNPPVDDAGEVDYSEDFFGKETNLTVSGQLEAETYAMGLGKVYTFGPTFRAENSNTSRHLAEFWMIEPEMAFYDLDMNMDLAEDFIKYIIQYVLDHCQDDLEFLEKRLLDEEKGKPQNERSEMALIEKLKFVVENNFKRVSYTEAIDILKNSKPNKKKKFQFPIEEWGADLQSEHERFLVEKHFKCPVILFDYPANIKAFYMRLNEDGKTVRAMDVLFPGIGEIVGGSQREERLEVLEQKIKELDIDAKELWWYLDLRKFGTAVHSGFGLGFERMVQFATGMGNIRDVIPYPRTPQNAEF, encoded by the coding sequence ATGATGTCTTATTCCATAAAAGAATTGCTGGCAAAGCAACCCGTAGGAGATTCCGTTGAAGTAAATGGATGGGTAAAAACCTTTAGAAGTAACCGATTTATTGCCCTGAACGATGGTTCTACCATACATAATATTCAGTGCGTCGTAGATTTTGAAAATTTGGACGAGGCATTGCTCAAGAAGATTTCGACCGGGGCCGCCCTAAAAATCACAGGGACGTTGGAAGAAAGCCAAGGTCGTGGACAAAGTGTGGAAATTCAGGCCACGGATATATTTGTGCACGGAACGGCCGACCCGGAAACCTATCCCATCCAGCCCAAAAAGCACTCGTTGGAATTTTTAAGGGAGAAGGCGCACCTTAGGGTAAGGACCAATACCTTCTCCGCCGTAATGCGGGTAAGGTCGGTACTTTCGTTTGCCGTGCACAGCTATTTTCAGCAGAACGGATTTTATTACATGCACGCCCCTATTATTACAGGTTCGGATGCAGAAGGTGCCGGTGAAATGTTCCGCGTCACCACTCTGGATGACAAAAATCCACCTGTGGACGATGCCGGTGAGGTAGATTACTCCGAGGATTTTTTTGGCAAGGAGACCAACCTTACCGTATCCGGGCAATTGGAAGCAGAGACCTATGCCATGGGCTTGGGCAAAGTATATACTTTTGGACCCACCTTTAGGGCAGAGAACTCCAACACATCGCGTCACTTGGCAGAATTTTGGATGATAGAGCCCGAGATGGCCTTCTATGATCTGGACATGAACATGGACTTAGCCGAGGACTTCATAAAATACATTATTCAATATGTGCTGGACCATTGCCAAGATGATCTTGAATTCTTGGAAAAACGCCTTTTGGACGAAGAAAAGGGCAAGCCTCAGAACGAACGCTCCGAAATGGCATTGATAGAAAAATTGAAGTTCGTAGTAGAGAACAACTTCAAAAGGGTATCCTATACCGAGGCCATTGACATTCTTAAGAACAGCAAGCCCAACAAAAAGAAAAAATTCCAATTCCCGATTGAAGAATGGGGCGCGGACCTGCAAAGTGAGCACGAACGCTTTTTGGTGGAAAAGCACTTCAAGTGCCCTGTGATCCTATTTGATTACCCAGCCAACATCAAAGCATTTTACATGCGATTGAACGAGGACGGCAAGACCGTACGTGCCATGGATGTACTTTTCCCGGGCATTGGCGAGATTGTTGGTGGATCGCAAAGGGAAGAACGCTTGGAGGTATTGGAACAAAAAATAAAGGAATTGGACATTGACGCCAAAGAACTTTGGTGGTATCTTGACCTTAGGAAGTTCGGTACCGCCGTGCACAGTGGATTTGGACTGGGATTTGAGCGCATGGTTCAATTTGCTACGGGCATGGGCAACATTAGGGACGTAATCCCCTACCCTAGAACACCGCAGAATGCCGAGTTTTAA
- a CDS encoding efflux RND transporter permease subunit, with the protein MVAKLTKGFWPKVARIILRNRILILLAVIGITVFLAMQWKNMQFSNTEANILPDDHPASIQYNAFTKIFGEEGNAIVLAIRDSTLFTPKNFNRWNTLSKQLDAFPEVDYVVSLENLKELIKDNETQTFSMEPLIARAPKTKQEIDSLTNHLFKELPFYNNLVYNPESGTIQTVVYLDKDIMNTAVRNEFILNDLAELVEDFEQETQMDVRISGMPYIRTWNTKSIVDEIGLFIVGALLVTSIIFFFFFRSFRATFISMCVVIIGVMWAFGILGLLKYEITILTALIPPLIIVIGIPNCIFLINKYQQEVKKHGNQALSLQRVISKIGNATLMTNITTASGFATFIILDSDLLKEFGIVASINIIGIFILSLLIIPIIYSFMPLPKTKHLKHLNKKWMDFFVNWMENIVRNHRIAVYITTVAVLVLSIIGIYQMRITGSRIEDLPKNSHFYKDIQFFEAEFDGIMPMEIVVDTKRKNGVVKPATLKRMDRLGAVIDEIPELSRPISIVDLVKYSKQAYYNGIPKYYQLPTSQENTFIMSAVQKSSTGGADLLQTFVDSTGQTARLTTYMRDVKIDRMEEIEKDVQEAITKEFPTERYDVFMTGKALLFLKGTKYLVKNLLLSLALAIGLISLFMAYLFRSFRMVIISLVPNLLPLVITAGLMGYLGVPIKPSTILVFSIAFGISVDDTIHFLAKYRQELTAHRWHIKKSVYAALRETGVSMFYTSIVLFFGFSVFIISSFGGTKALGGLVSATLLFAMLSNLILLPSLLLSLERSIANKQVLKKPQIDILPQDEDNIKDK; encoded by the coding sequence ATGGTAGCAAAGCTCACTAAAGGATTTTGGCCCAAGGTCGCAAGAATTATCCTCCGCAATAGAATTTTGATTCTTTTGGCGGTAATAGGCATAACCGTTTTTTTGGCCATGCAATGGAAAAACATGCAATTTTCCAACACCGAGGCCAATATTCTGCCAGATGACCATCCGGCCAGTATTCAATACAATGCATTCACCAAAATATTTGGGGAGGAGGGCAATGCCATTGTCCTTGCCATAAGGGATTCCACCCTGTTCACACCAAAAAACTTCAACCGTTGGAACACATTGAGCAAACAGCTCGATGCCTTCCCAGAGGTTGATTATGTGGTTTCGCTTGAAAATTTAAAAGAGCTCATTAAGGACAACGAGACCCAGACTTTTTCCATGGAGCCTTTGATAGCTAGGGCTCCCAAAACAAAGCAGGAAATCGATTCCCTTACCAACCACCTGTTCAAAGAACTTCCGTTTTACAATAATTTGGTATACAATCCAGAAAGTGGAACCATACAGACGGTAGTTTATCTGGACAAGGACATTATGAACACCGCGGTAAGAAACGAGTTCATTTTGAACGACCTTGCCGAACTCGTTGAAGACTTTGAACAAGAGACCCAAATGGATGTCCGGATTTCAGGCATGCCCTACATCCGTACTTGGAACACCAAATCCATTGTTGATGAGATAGGACTGTTTATCGTAGGCGCCCTCTTGGTCACATCGATTATATTTTTCTTTTTCTTCAGGAGCTTCAGGGCCACCTTTATCTCCATGTGCGTGGTCATCATCGGGGTTATGTGGGCCTTTGGAATACTCGGACTTCTAAAATACGAGATAACCATCCTTACCGCACTGATTCCGCCCTTGATTATTGTAATCGGTATCCCGAACTGTATTTTCCTGATCAACAAATATCAGCAAGAAGTCAAAAAGCATGGCAATCAAGCACTGTCCCTTCAGCGGGTGATTTCCAAGATTGGCAATGCCACATTGATGACGAACATTACCACCGCCTCGGGTTTTGCTACCTTCATTATTTTGGATAGTGATCTGCTCAAGGAATTTGGCATCGTTGCATCGATCAACATAATCGGCATATTTATACTTTCTTTGTTGATCATCCCTATCATTTACAGCTTTATGCCGCTTCCCAAAACGAAGCATCTCAAACACTTGAACAAAAAGTGGATGGATTTCTTTGTAAACTGGATGGAGAACATCGTAAGAAACCATAGGATTGCCGTTTACATCACCACCGTGGCCGTACTGGTTTTGAGCATCATAGGGATTTACCAGATGCGCATAACCGGTAGCCGGATTGAGGATTTGCCCAAGAACAGTCACTTTTACAAGGACATCCAATTTTTTGAAGCAGAGTTCGATGGTATCATGCCCATGGAAATTGTGGTGGACACCAAACGAAAAAACGGGGTTGTGAAACCGGCGACCTTGAAGCGCATGGACCGCTTGGGAGCAGTTATTGATGAAATCCCGGAACTATCAAGGCCGATTTCTATTGTTGACCTCGTAAAATACTCCAAACAAGCCTATTACAACGGCATCCCAAAATACTATCAACTGCCCACCAGTCAAGAGAACACCTTCATTATGAGCGCGGTTCAAAAATCATCTACCGGTGGTGCCGACCTCTTGCAAACTTTTGTGGACAGCACAGGACAAACGGCCCGTTTGACCACCTACATGCGCGATGTAAAAATCGACCGCATGGAAGAGATAGAAAAAGATGTTCAAGAGGCCATCACAAAAGAGTTCCCAACAGAGCGGTACGATGTGTTTATGACAGGAAAGGCACTATTGTTCCTAAAAGGCACAAAATATTTGGTAAAAAACCTCTTACTGTCACTAGCTTTGGCCATCGGCCTGATTTCGCTTTTCATGGCCTACCTGTTCCGGTCCTTTAGAATGGTCATCATATCCTTGGTGCCCAACTTATTGCCGCTGGTGATAACAGCCGGCCTCATGGGTTATTTGGGAGTGCCCATAAAGCCATCGACCATCTTGGTGTTCAGTATTGCCTTTGGTATTTCGGTAGACGACACCATCCACTTTTTGGCCAAATATCGGCAGGAGCTCACAGCGCACCGTTGGCATATCAAAAAATCCGTGTATGCCGCCTTGCGCGAGACAGGGGTAAGCATGTTCTACACCTCCATTGTGTTGTTCTTTGGATTTTCGGTATTCATAATCTCCAGTTTTGGTGGCACCAAGGCCTTGGGAGGACTGGTTTCGGCAACTTTGTTGTTCGCCATGCTATCCAATTTGATTTTGTTACCCTCGTTGCTATTGTCCCTGGAACGCAGCATTGCCAACAAACAAGTGCTCAAAAAACCTCAAATAGACATTTTACCCCAGGACGAGGACAACATCAAGGACAAATAG
- the frr gene encoding ribosome recycling factor, with the protein MDEEVKFILDSTKESMDASIEHLQKALTKIRAGKASPMMLSTVMVDYYGSQTPLSQVSNINTPDARTLSVQPWEKSLLGDIETAIMNANLGFNPMNNGEMVIINVPPLTEERRIQLAKQAKGEAEDAKVSIRSARQEANKELKALDISEDLLSNAEVDVQELTNKYSDKVDAILTAKEAEIMKV; encoded by the coding sequence ATGGACGAAGAAGTAAAATTTATTCTTGATAGCACAAAAGAAAGCATGGACGCAAGTATTGAGCACTTGCAAAAGGCATTGACCAAAATAAGGGCCGGTAAAGCAAGCCCCATGATGCTTTCTACGGTAATGGTGGACTACTACGGTTCGCAGACACCGCTTTCCCAAGTATCCAACATCAACACTCCAGATGCGCGAACGCTATCCGTTCAGCCTTGGGAAAAAAGCCTTTTGGGCGATATTGAAACTGCCATCATGAACGCCAATTTAGGCTTTAACCCCATGAACAATGGGGAAATGGTCATCATAAACGTCCCCCCCCTTACCGAAGAGCGAAGAATCCAATTGGCAAAGCAAGCAAAAGGTGAAGCCGAAGATGCCAAGGTAAGTATACGAAGCGCTAGACAAGAGGCGAACAAAGAGCTCAAGGCATTGGATATTTCCGAAGACCTTTTGAGCAACGCCGAGGTTGATGTCCAAGAGCTTACCAATAAATATAGCGACAAAGTCGATGCTATCCTTACTGCCAAGGAAGCAGAGATAATGAAGGTGTAA
- the pyrH gene encoding UMP kinase, whose translation MHYKRILLKLSGEALMGEQQYGIDAKRLDEYAEEIQGVIEKGVEVAIVIGGGNIFRGLAGASQGMDRVQGDHMGMLATVINGLALQSALELKGVQTRLQSAIKINEVAEPFIRRRAIRHLEKGRVVIFGGGTGNPYFTTDSAAVLRAIEIKADVILKGTRVDGIYTSDPEKDKNATKFDSISFNEVLSKGLKVMDTTAFTLSQENELPIVVFDMNTRGNLMKIVSGENIGTVVNV comes from the coding sequence ATGCATTACAAAAGAATTTTATTAAAATTAAGTGGGGAAGCCCTCATGGGCGAACAACAATATGGCATCGACGCCAAGCGATTGGATGAATATGCCGAAGAAATACAAGGTGTAATCGAAAAGGGCGTTGAGGTCGCCATAGTAATTGGCGGAGGAAATATTTTTAGAGGTCTGGCCGGGGCAAGTCAAGGGATGGACCGCGTTCAAGGAGACCACATGGGCATGCTGGCAACGGTGATCAACGGTCTTGCACTTCAAAGTGCATTGGAGCTTAAAGGAGTCCAGACCAGATTGCAATCCGCCATAAAAATCAATGAGGTTGCCGAGCCGTTTATCAGAAGAAGGGCAATCCGCCATTTGGAAAAAGGTAGAGTGGTTATTTTTGGCGGTGGAACAGGAAACCCATACTTCACTACGGATTCGGCCGCTGTTTTAAGAGCCATCGAGATCAAAGCCGATGTAATCCTTAAGGGAACCCGTGTGGACGGTATTTACACCTCCGACCCCGAAAAAGATAAAAACGCCACCAAATTCGACTCCATTTCCTTTAACGAGGTACTTTCCAAGGGACTTAAGGTTATGGATACGACGGCATTTACCTTAAGCCAAGAAAATGAGCTGCCCATTGTAGTGTTCGATATGAACACACGTGGCAACTTAATGAAAATAGTATCCGGAGAAAATATAGGAACAGTGGTCAACGTATAA
- the tsf gene encoding translation elongation factor Ts, protein MAKITAAEVNKLRKATGAGMMDCKKALVEADGDFDQAIEILRKKGQKVAAKRADRESSEGAAIAKVNDESTQGVVISLNCETDFVAKNDSFVKLANDLADLALGFDSKDDFLAASFNGMTVAEKLTEQTGVIGEKIEIGSFDKLSAPFVGSYIHAGNKIATLVGLSANVDGAAEAAKDVAMQAAAMNPVALNEEGVDQSIIDKEIEIAKDQLRQEGKPEAMLDNIAKGKLNRFFKDNTLVNQAFIKDSKQSVAEYVKSVDSSLEVTGFTRVALG, encoded by the coding sequence ATGGCAAAGATTACTGCCGCAGAGGTAAATAAATTAAGAAAGGCTACTGGAGCTGGAATGATGGATTGTAAAAAAGCTTTGGTCGAAGCAGATGGTGATTTTGACCAAGCTATTGAAATCCTAAGAAAGAAAGGTCAAAAAGTTGCGGCCAAAAGAGCTGACAGAGAATCTTCCGAAGGTGCGGCCATCGCAAAAGTGAACGATGAAAGCACACAAGGAGTTGTTATTTCTTTGAACTGTGAGACCGATTTCGTCGCCAAGAACGATAGCTTTGTAAAACTTGCAAACGATTTGGCCGATTTGGCCCTTGGTTTCGACAGCAAAGATGACTTCCTTGCCGCTTCCTTCAATGGAATGACCGTTGCCGAAAAATTGACGGAGCAAACTGGTGTAATCGGTGAGAAAATAGAAATCGGAAGCTTTGACAAATTGAGCGCCCCATTTGTAGGTTCCTACATTCACGCAGGTAACAAAATTGCCACATTGGTAGGTTTGTCCGCCAATGTTGACGGTGCTGCCGAAGCTGCAAAAGATGTGGCTATGCAAGCTGCCGCAATGAACCCTGTTGCCTTGAACGAAGAAGGTGTTGATCAATCCATCATCGACAAGGAAATCGAGATCGCCAAAGATCAATTGCGTCAAGAAGGAAAGCCTGAAGCCATGTTGGACAACATCGCAAAAGGTAAATTGAACCGTTTCTTTAAAGACAACACTTTGGTGAACCAAGCTTTCATTAAAGACAGCAAGCAGAGTGTAGCTGAGTACGTTAAATCTGTGGATTCCAGCTTGGAGGTTACAGGTTTCACAAGAGTTGCCCTAGGCTAA
- the rpsB gene encoding 30S ribosomal protein S2 has protein sequence MASKIEVKDLLEAGVHFGHLTRKWNPNMAPYIYMERNGIHVINLYKTVAKLEEANEALKKIAASGRKILFVATKKQAKDIVADKVSKVNMPYITERWPGGMLTNFVTIRKAVKKMASIDRMKKDGTFNTLSKKERLQVDRLRAKLDKNLGSIADMTRLPGALFIVDTMREHIAVKEAQKLNIPIFAMVDTNSDPRDVDYAIPSNDDAGKSIEAILESVTSAVAEGLEERKSEKGSGKDKEEDAPKKEKKSTEEKPAKKAEAAPKKEEKTEDEKPAKKAAKADDLTKIEGIGPKAAEALVENGITTYAELAKADADDIKETLTEASSTLAHLDPTSWPKQAKMAADGEWDELKEWQDSVKGGVE, from the coding sequence ATGGCAAGTAAAATTGAAGTAAAAGACTTACTGGAAGCAGGTGTGCATTTTGGGCACCTAACTAGAAAGTGGAACCCGAACATGGCGCCCTACATCTACATGGAGCGTAACGGGATTCACGTAATCAACCTCTACAAAACGGTTGCAAAACTTGAGGAAGCCAACGAGGCCCTTAAAAAGATTGCAGCTTCAGGAAGAAAAATCCTTTTTGTAGCCACAAAAAAACAAGCAAAGGACATTGTTGCGGACAAAGTATCCAAAGTAAACATGCCGTACATCACAGAAAGATGGCCCGGTGGTATGTTGACCAACTTTGTAACCATTCGTAAAGCCGTTAAAAAAATGGCTTCCATCGACCGCATGAAGAAAGATGGCACCTTCAACACGCTTTCCAAAAAGGAAAGGTTGCAAGTGGACCGTCTTCGTGCCAAGTTGGACAAAAACTTGGGCTCCATCGCGGACATGACCCGTTTGCCAGGTGCACTTTTTATCGTGGACACCATGCGTGAGCACATCGCGGTAAAAGAAGCCCAAAAATTGAACATCCCGATTTTTGCAATGGTGGATACCAACTCCGACCCTCGCGATGTTGATTACGCCATCCCATCAAACGACGATGCCGGTAAATCCATCGAAGCTATCTTGGAATCCGTGACCAGTGCAGTAGCCGAAGGTTTGGAAGAGCGCAAGAGCGAAAAAGGAAGTGGCAAGGACAAAGAAGAGGACGCTCCAAAAAAGGAGAAGAAATCAACTGAAGAAAAACCGGCCAAAAAAGCTGAAGCCGCTCCTAAAAAAGAAGAAAAAACTGAAGATGAAAAGCCTGCAAAAAAAGCAGCAAAGGCAGACGACCTTACCAAAATTGAAGGTATAGGCCCTAAAGCTGCCGAGGCTTTGGTGGAGAACGGAATCACCACCTATGCCGAGTTGGCAAAAGCTGACGCTGACGACATCAAGGAAACTTTGACAGAAGCCAGTTCAACTTTGGCCCACTTGGACCCAACATCTTGGCCAAAACAAGCTAAAATGGCCGCCGATGGCGAATGGGACGAACTTAAAGAATGGCAAGACAGCGTAAAAGGTGGCGTTGAATAA
- the rpsI gene encoding 30S ribosomal protein S9, producing MEVVHKIGRRKTAVARVYVSEGSGNITVNKRDLNDYFTTGTLQYKVKQPFTLTETDGNYDVKVNVYGGGITGQAEAVRLALSRAMCEIDIENRGILKPEGLLTRDPRMVERKKFGQKKARKKFQFSKR from the coding sequence ATGGAAGTGGTTCATAAGATAGGCAGAAGAAAAACTGCTGTAGCTAGAGTATATGTTTCCGAAGGTTCTGGAAACATCACAGTAAACAAAAGAGATCTTAACGATTACTTTACCACAGGTACATTGCAGTACAAAGTAAAACAACCTTTTACTTTGACCGAGACCGACGGAAACTACGACGTAAAAGTAAATGTTTACGGTGGCGGAATCACTGGTCAGGCGGAAGCTGTTCGTTTGGCTTTGTCCAGAGCAATGTGCGAAATAGATATTGAGAACAGAGGAATTCTTAAGCCAGAAGGTCTATTGACCAGAGACCCAAGAATGGTGGAAAGAAAGAAATTCGGTCAGAAGAAAGCCCGTAAGAAATTCCAATTCTCCAAACGTTAA
- the rplM gene encoding 50S ribosomal protein L13: MDTLSYKTISANKSTVDKQWLLVDAEGQTLGRLASKVAKILRGKYKTNFTPHVDCGDNVIVINAEKIDMTGNKWDEKEYQRYTGYPGGQRSASAKEVLEKHPERIIENSVKGMLPKNKLGADLFRNLKVYAGAEHGQEAQKPKAINLNDYK, from the coding sequence GTGGATACATTAAGTTATAAAACTATTTCCGCCAATAAATCTACTGTTGACAAGCAATGGTTATTGGTTGATGCTGAAGGACAGACCTTAGGAAGATTGGCGTCTAAAGTAGCCAAAATACTTAGAGGGAAATATAAGACCAACTTTACCCCTCATGTTGATTGTGGAGACAATGTGATTGTCATCAATGCCGAGAAAATCGACATGACCGGAAACAAGTGGGACGAGAAGGAATATCAAAGATATACTGGTTATCCAGGTGGACAACGTTCCGCTTCAGCGAAAGAAGTATTGGAAAAACACCCAGAGCGCATCATTGAGAACTCTGTAAAAGGAATGCTTCCAAAAAACAAGCTTGGGGCCGACCTTTTTAGAAACCTTAAAGTGTATGCCGGTGCCGAGCATGGGCAAGAGGCTCAAAAACCAAAAGCAATAAACTTAAACGACTACAAATAA
- a CDS encoding DUF5916 domain-containing protein, producing MKNAALVFLTLFFIFSSQAQDSTQVIIKKKYTTQGLGEYAAPTINGILEDEAWNLVEWGGDYIESQPDENTPPSYQTQFKILYDSKNLYIGVRCFDDEPDKIVKRLSRRDGFDGDWVEFNIDSYFDKRTAFSFTITAAGVKGDEFISNNGNNWDPSWNPIWYAKTNVDDEGWTAELRIPLSQLKFGNAEEQVWGLQSTRRFFRSEERSLWQRKPVDQPGWVSEFGELHGLKNIQPQKQLEIQPYTVAKTETYEAEEGNPFRDGSESNITAGLDAKIGITNDLTLDLTVNPDFGQVDADPSAIALDGFQIFFQERRPFFVENKNIFDFSVSQSEAGNTFGSDNVFYSRRIGRSPQGYPDTVDGEFVDQPDNTPIIGAAKFSGKTKDGWAIGVLESVTAQRTATIINEEGQTRKEMVEPLTNYFVGRLQKDFNERNSYIGGIFTATNREQIPEQLNFLHEAAYTGGLDFKHQWANRDWYVGGNLTMSHVRGSEDAITNTQQSITHLFGRVDADHVTVDTTRTSLTGTGGNVQIGKIGNGHWKFESGATWRSPELELNDIGFQRQADDVRHYTWIGYQTLKPDSTFRRVGINYNHWTAWDFQGNHNYLQFNTNSWQNWKNNYQSNIGFNIAPIEYSNFALRGGPRLRQSPWASFWNNISTDYRKKLRFSFYHQGRKALDNSVKNYYLEGGFVYQPINALRVSVFPSLDINHDKLQFIDNFDDVNGSPRYLNGKIDQHTLSMSVRLNYTINPNLTIQYWGQPFISRGRYSNFKHITDPVAKVFEDRFVQYTSEQTSLSDGTYAIDEDLDGVTDFSFDNPDFSFVQFRSNLVIRWEYIPGSEIFLVWSQDVSRSGDPTNGLLSSLGDNIFGQKPQNIFLLKATYRFVL from the coding sequence GTGAAAAACGCAGCACTGGTTTTCCTGACCCTATTCTTTATTTTTTCATCTCAAGCACAAGATTCCACTCAAGTCATCATCAAAAAAAAATATACGACCCAAGGATTGGGTGAATACGCAGCTCCAACCATCAATGGCATTCTTGAAGATGAAGCCTGGAACCTTGTGGAGTGGGGAGGCGATTATATCGAATCGCAGCCCGATGAGAATACACCGCCCTCGTATCAAACCCAATTTAAGATATTGTACGATAGCAAGAACCTTTATATAGGTGTACGTTGTTTTGATGATGAGCCCGATAAGATTGTGAAAAGGCTTTCCCGCAGGGATGGTTTTGATGGGGATTGGGTGGAGTTCAATATAGATAGTTATTTTGATAAACGGACCGCTTTCTCCTTTACCATTACCGCAGCAGGGGTTAAAGGGGATGAGTTTATTTCCAACAATGGTAACAATTGGGACCCGAGCTGGAACCCCATTTGGTACGCCAAGACTAATGTTGATGATGAGGGGTGGACGGCTGAGCTTCGCATCCCTTTGAGCCAGTTAAAATTTGGGAATGCAGAAGAGCAGGTTTGGGGGCTCCAGTCCACACGCCGCTTTTTTAGGAGCGAGGAACGTTCCCTCTGGCAACGCAAACCTGTAGATCAGCCCGGATGGGTGAGCGAGTTTGGTGAGCTGCATGGTTTAAAGAATATTCAACCGCAAAAACAGTTGGAGATTCAACCCTATACCGTGGCCAAAACGGAAACCTACGAAGCCGAGGAAGGAAACCCTTTTAGGGATGGTAGCGAAAGCAATATTACGGCAGGGCTTGATGCCAAGATAGGAATCACCAATGACCTTACCTTGGATTTGACCGTAAATCCGGATTTTGGTCAGGTAGATGCCGACCCCTCTGCCATTGCGCTGGATGGTTTCCAGATATTTTTTCAAGAGCGCCGTCCGTTTTTTGTGGAGAACAAGAACATTTTTGATTTTAGTGTTTCACAATCCGAGGCGGGCAACACCTTTGGGTCGGACAATGTTTTCTATTCCCGAAGAATAGGAAGAAGTCCCCAGGGGTATCCGGATACTGTTGATGGCGAGTTTGTGGATCAGCCCGATAATACCCCGATCATTGGTGCGGCCAAGTTTAGTGGCAAAACCAAGGATGGATGGGCCATAGGCGTTCTCGAAAGTGTTACTGCACAGCGAACGGCTACCATAATAAATGAAGAAGGACAGACTCGGAAGGAAATGGTGGAACCGCTTACCAACTATTTTGTAGGGAGATTGCAGAAGGATTTCAATGAAAGAAATTCATACATCGGAGGGATTTTTACGGCCACGAACCGGGAACAGATCCCCGAACAACTTAACTTCCTGCACGAAGCTGCTTATACGGGCGGACTTGATTTTAAGCATCAATGGGCCAACAGGGATTGGTATGTGGGAGGAAACCTGACCATGAGCCATGTTCGTGGCAGTGAGGATGCCATCACCAATACCCAACAATCCATTACACATTTGTTCGGTAGGGTAGATGCTGATCATGTTACCGTTGATACTACACGAACATCGCTGACAGGTACCGGCGGCAACGTCCAAATAGGTAAGATAGGCAACGGGCATTGGAAGTTTGAATCAGGCGCTACATGGCGTTCCCCTGAATTGGAACTGAACGATATCGGGTTTCAGCGCCAAGCGGATGATGTGCGTCACTACACTTGGATAGGGTACCAAACCCTAAAACCTGACAGTACCTTTAGGCGGGTGGGAATCAATTATAACCACTGGACAGCATGGGATTTTCAGGGCAACCATAATTATTTGCAGTTCAATACCAACAGTTGGCAAAACTGGAAAAATAATTATCAATCTAACATAGGGTTCAATATAGCACCGATTGAATATTCCAACTTTGCCCTACGGGGCGGCCCTAGGTTAAGGCAATCGCCATGGGCAAGTTTTTGGAACAACATCAGCACGGATTACCGGAAAAAATTACGCTTTTCTTTCTATCACCAAGGTAGAAAGGCGTTGGATAATTCAGTCAAAAACTATTATCTAGAGGGAGGGTTTGTGTACCAACCGATAAATGCCTTACGGGTTTCCGTGTTTCCTTCTTTGGACATCAATCATGATAAACTACAGTTCATTGATAATTTTGATGATGTAAATGGTTCACCAAGGTATTTGAATGGAAAAATAGACCAGCATACGTTGAGCATGTCCGTTCGGCTTAACTATACCATCAACCCCAATTTGACCATTCAGTATTGGGGGCAACCATTTATTTCCCGTGGACGCTATTCCAATTTTAAGCATATTACCGACCCTGTTGCCAAGGTTTTTGAGGATAGATTTGTACAATACACTTCGGAACAAACGAGTTTATCCGATGGCACTTATGCTATTGATGAGGACTTGGACGGTGTTACGGATTTTAGTTTTGATAATCCTGATTTTTCCTTTGTGCAGTTTCGTTCCAATTTGGTGATTCGATGGGAGTACATCCCGGGTTCGGAAATATTCTTGGTGTGGTCGCAAGATGTGTCACGAAGCGGTGACCCTACCAATGGACTGTTGTCCAGTTTGGGGGATAATATTTTTGGACAAAAGCCACAAAACATCTTTTTGTTGAAGGCTACGTATCGGTTTGTGCTATGA